One window of the Pedobacter ginsengisoli genome contains the following:
- a CDS encoding alpha-L-fucosidase, whose amino-acid sequence MKKTIITSALLAALYLNADAQSNTIKFQNTIPVLTNDTKATIIAKAAHVVPTTNQLNALKNEFIAFIHFGPNTFTRMEWGNGKEDPKIFGLKELHTDQWCKAMKTAGMKMVILTVKHHDGFVLWQSRYTTHGIMSAGFQNGKGDILKELSASCKKYGLKLGIYLSPADLFQIESPTGLYGNLSKVNKRTIPRQVSGRPFANKTRFEFEVDDYNEYFLNQLFEVLTEYGQVDEVWFDGAHPKTKGGQKYNYAAWKKLIHTLAPKAVIFGREDIRWCGNEAGATRSTEWNIIPYPENPNTASNFPDLTQESLGSREDLYKGKYLHYQQAETNTSIREGWFYRDDEKQKVRSTDDVFDIYERAVGGNSTFLLNIPPNREGKFSSEDVEVLAEVGKRINETYGKNLFINAKGPKPVLDKSLDTYLLLSKPEKSVEIATVTPVTINRIVLQEAIGSHSERVEEHILEAWIENKWKKIASATNIGYKRILRFPDVTASKFRLKVLSSRAAPAIATIEAHYYRTKPPQLQLDRDINGLLTISPKTHEFGWNPHGQNATENLSNGTEIYYTTDGTEPSVTSKKYTGPISVISSEVKAIAIANNDKGSVVKEIFGLLKKDWKLLTVSSETNKNKGAMALDANKQTYWLSEPNDEKHQIAIDLGSVHKLTAFVYTPPKSFFDGMMEKGIVQISDDGKNWKTIESFEFGNLINDPTARTHYFKNIISARYIQLQATGIAANKKSLAIAELDFLEK is encoded by the coding sequence ATGAAAAAAACAATTATTACATCAGCCTTACTGGCTGCACTATACTTAAATGCAGATGCACAAAGCAATACAATAAAATTTCAAAATACTATCCCTGTTTTAACAAACGACACAAAAGCTACTATTATAGCTAAGGCAGCTCATGTGGTTCCAACTACTAATCAATTAAATGCCTTAAAAAATGAATTTATAGCCTTTATACATTTTGGCCCAAATACTTTTACCCGTATGGAATGGGGTAATGGCAAGGAAGATCCAAAAATTTTCGGCTTAAAGGAACTACATACCGACCAGTGGTGCAAGGCCATGAAAACAGCAGGTATGAAAATGGTAATCCTGACTGTAAAACACCATGATGGTTTTGTGCTTTGGCAAAGCCGTTACACTACTCATGGAATCATGTCAGCCGGCTTCCAGAATGGTAAAGGTGATATTTTAAAAGAATTGTCAGCATCTTGCAAAAAGTATGGTTTAAAGCTGGGAATTTATTTATCGCCTGCCGATCTGTTTCAAATCGAAAGTCCTACAGGTTTATACGGTAATTTAAGCAAAGTTAACAAGCGTACTATTCCACGTCAGGTCTCAGGCAGACCATTTGCCAACAAAACCAGATTTGAATTTGAGGTTGATGATTATAACGAATATTTCCTTAACCAGCTGTTTGAGGTTTTAACAGAGTATGGCCAGGTTGATGAAGTTTGGTTTGATGGGGCCCATCCAAAAACAAAAGGAGGACAAAAATACAATTATGCAGCATGGAAGAAACTAATTCATACTTTAGCGCCTAAAGCTGTAATTTTTGGACGGGAAGATATTCGTTGGTGTGGCAATGAGGCTGGTGCAACAAGAAGTACCGAATGGAATATTATTCCATATCCCGAAAACCCCAATACGGCCTCTAACTTTCCAGATTTAACCCAGGAATCACTCGGAAGCAGAGAAGATCTCTATAAAGGAAAGTATTTACATTACCAGCAAGCTGAAACAAATACTTCTATACGTGAGGGATGGTTTTACCGTGATGATGAAAAACAAAAAGTGCGTAGTACAGATGACGTTTTTGATATTTACGAAAGAGCTGTTGGTGGCAATTCTACTTTTTTACTCAACATCCCTCCAAACCGGGAAGGAAAATTCTCTTCGGAAGATGTAGAAGTACTCGCTGAAGTAGGTAAACGTATAAATGAAACTTACGGCAAAAATCTATTTATTAATGCAAAGGGGCCAAAGCCGGTGCTAGATAAAAGCTTAGATACTTATCTGTTGCTCTCAAAACCAGAAAAAAGTGTAGAAATTGCAACCGTTACCCCAGTTACTATAAATAGAATTGTTTTACAGGAAGCTATAGGTTCTCATAGTGAACGGGTAGAAGAACATATACTTGAGGCCTGGATTGAAAACAAATGGAAGAAAATTGCTTCCGCAACAAATATTGGCTATAAACGGATATTACGTTTCCCTGATGTTACGGCTTCAAAATTCAGACTAAAAGTACTTTCTTCCAGAGCTGCCCCAGCCATTGCTACAATAGAAGCACATTATTACCGTACCAAACCACCACAATTACAGCTTGATAGAGATATTAATGGCTTATTGACCATTTCCCCTAAAACACATGAATTTGGATGGAATCCACATGGACAAAATGCTACCGAAAATCTGAGTAATGGAACTGAAATCTATTATACTACCGATGGGACTGAGCCATCTGTAACTTCAAAAAAATACACTGGACCTATCTCAGTTATTAGTTCTGAAGTTAAAGCAATTGCCATAGCCAATAATGACAAAGGAAGTGTAGTTAAAGAAATATTTGGCTTGCTAAAGAAAGACTGGAAATTGTTAACCGTAAGTAGCGAAACAAATAAAAATAAGGGAGCAATGGCGCTTGATGCTAACAAACAGACCTATTGGCTATCTGAACCTAATGATGAAAAACATCAGATCGCTATAGATTTGGGTTCTGTACATAAATTAACAGCGTTTGTATACACTCCTCCAAAGTCCTTTTTTGACGGTATGATGGAAAAAGGAATAGTCCAGATTAGTGATGACGGTAAAAACTGGAAGACTATAGAAAGTTTTGAATTTGGCAACCTCATTAATGACCCAACTGCCAGAACCCATTATTTTAAGAATATCATTTCGGCAAGGTATATACAGTTACAGGCTACAGGTATTGCCGCAAACAAGAAATCATTGGCTATTGCCGAACTGGATTTCCTGGAAAAGTAA
- a CDS encoding beta-N-acetylhexosaminidase encodes MNFRFFRTAIFTICMLFSINVFAAEDGPALIPQPVKLQKLPGSFKITKGTRLIANTENKEIAELFSAMIKAPTGFTLGNTAGGTSAIQLVINKTYNKQIGSEGYTLEVKPSKTTIIANLPAGLFYGMQTLMQLLPKEIESPNVVKNKIWSVPCVKIIDYPRFGWRGLMLDVSRHYFPKEVVKKYINQLAKYKMNVFHWHLTDDQGWRIEIKSLPQLTAIGAWRAPRVGLWWKRDPQAANEVADYGGYYTQEDVKEIVKYAQQRFVTILPEIDVPGHSLAALAAYPDLSCTGGPFKVNVGNTFYGVDDNALCPGNEESFSFMEKVLGEVAALFPGQYIHIGGDECFKGFWKDCKKCQKRMKDEKLNTPEELQSYFIRRMENIVKSKGKKMMGWDEILEGGLAPEATVMSWRGMKGGIEAAKMNHHVVMTPADNCYLDLYQGDPAAEPPTYSMLTLSSCYNFEPIPSEIPDPSLILGGQGNLWTESVPNYRHAEYMTWPRAFALAEVFWSQKERKGWDGFISRMERNLERYDVANINYARSVYDATIKPLKDSVNKTMRIALSTEIKKLDIYYTFDNTFPDNFSPRYTDTLSIPKGADHLRVLTYHNNKPIGKMITVSIKDLEKRTED; translated from the coding sequence ATGAATTTCAGATTCTTCAGGACCGCAATATTTACAATTTGCATGCTGTTCTCCATAAACGTATTTGCGGCAGAAGATGGTCCAGCTCTTATTCCGCAACCAGTAAAGCTTCAAAAATTACCAGGTAGCTTTAAAATAACCAAGGGTACCAGACTTATTGCAAACACGGAAAATAAAGAAATAGCAGAGCTGTTTTCCGCTATGATTAAAGCACCAACAGGCTTTACATTAGGTAATACAGCCGGTGGAACTTCAGCTATTCAATTGGTTATCAATAAAACTTACAATAAGCAGATAGGTAGCGAAGGTTATACTTTAGAGGTAAAGCCATCTAAAACTACAATTATAGCCAATCTTCCGGCAGGGCTTTTTTATGGCATGCAAACCCTAATGCAACTCCTTCCAAAGGAAATAGAAAGTCCCAACGTTGTTAAAAACAAAATATGGTCTGTTCCATGTGTTAAAATAATAGACTACCCTAGGTTCGGCTGGAGAGGCTTAATGCTTGATGTAAGCCGGCACTATTTTCCAAAGGAGGTAGTTAAAAAATATATTAACCAGCTCGCCAAATACAAAATGAATGTATTTCACTGGCATTTAACCGATGACCAGGGATGGAGAATAGAAATTAAAAGCTTGCCGCAACTTACAGCGATAGGGGCCTGGCGAGCACCAAGAGTGGGGCTGTGGTGGAAACGTGATCCACAGGCAGCCAATGAAGTGGCAGACTATGGTGGATACTATACTCAGGAAGATGTTAAGGAAATAGTTAAATATGCTCAGCAGCGCTTTGTAACCATTTTGCCCGAAATAGATGTTCCCGGGCATAGCCTTGCTGCGCTTGCTGCTTATCCTGATTTGTCATGCACGGGCGGGCCTTTTAAGGTCAATGTTGGCAATACCTTTTATGGTGTTGATGACAATGCACTATGTCCGGGGAACGAAGAAAGTTTCAGCTTTATGGAAAAAGTACTTGGAGAGGTGGCAGCGCTTTTTCCTGGTCAGTATATTCATATTGGTGGTGATGAGTGTTTTAAAGGGTTTTGGAAAGACTGTAAGAAATGCCAGAAAAGAATGAAAGATGAAAAACTAAACACTCCAGAGGAGCTGCAAAGCTATTTCATCAGGCGTATGGAAAACATTGTGAAGTCTAAAGGGAAAAAAATGATGGGATGGGATGAAATACTGGAAGGCGGGCTGGCACCTGAGGCTACTGTAATGAGTTGGAGAGGAATGAAAGGCGGTATTGAAGCTGCAAAAATGAATCACCATGTAGTAATGACCCCAGCCGACAACTGTTATCTTGACCTTTATCAGGGCGATCCAGCTGCAGAACCCCCAACTTATTCCATGCTTACTTTATCCAGCTGTTATAATTTTGAACCTATTCCGTCCGAAATACCTGATCCTTCGCTAATATTAGGGGGACAGGGTAATTTGTGGACAGAATCTGTTCCAAATTACCGCCATGCAGAATACATGACCTGGCCACGTGCTTTTGCTTTAGCCGAAGTATTCTGGTCGCAAAAAGAGCGTAAAGGATGGGATGGCTTTATCTCCCGGATGGAGCGCAATTTGGAAAGATATGATGTGGCAAATATAAACTATGCAAGAAGTGTATACGATGCAACAATTAAACCTTTAAAAGACTCTGTTAATAAAACAATGCGCATTGCATTGAGTACAGAGATAAAGAAGCTGGATATCTATTATACATTTGATAACACTTTTCCTGATAATTTTTCTCCAAGGTATACCGATACGCTTTCTATACCTAAAGGTGCTGATCATTTAAGGGTATTAACTTATCATAACAATAAGCCAATAGGTAAAATGATTACAGTTAGCATAAAAGATCTGGAAAAACGCACAGAAGATTAA
- a CDS encoding DUF4180 domain-containing protein has translation MNIEIHQTEKTRIAEVISDEVLIKNPEEGLQLLADLYYQNFDKVILKEQNICAEFFDLKSGIAGEILQKFSNYRMPLSIVGDFSKYQSKSIKDFIYESNKGKLVNFVGSREEAIAKFI, from the coding sequence ATGAATATAGAAATACATCAAACAGAAAAAACAAGAATTGCAGAGGTAATTTCTGATGAGGTTCTGATTAAAAACCCTGAAGAAGGATTACAATTGCTTGCAGATCTATATTATCAGAATTTTGATAAAGTTATTCTAAAGGAACAAAACATATGTGCCGAGTTCTTTGATCTGAAAAGTGGTATTGCAGGGGAAATTCTTCAGAAATTTTCTAATTATAGAATGCCCCTGTCTATTGTAGGTGATTTCAGCAAATACCAAAGCAAAAGCATCAAAGACTTTATTTACGAAAGTAATAAAGGTAAACTGGTAAACTTTGTAGGCAGCCGTGAGGAAGCAATTGCAAAATTCATATGA
- a CDS encoding DUF6965 family protein, translating to MTAEEFEAEFEGLELPPEIELGPGATIKDVPSFLKKELTILKTSQHQRIKEPVIYRLNLVLEIIKAKAL from the coding sequence ATGACAGCAGAAGAATTTGAAGCAGAATTTGAAGGGTTAGAATTACCCCCGGAAATAGAATTAGGGCCGGGAGCTACGATTAAAGATGTGCCTTCTTTCTTAAAAAAAGAGTTGACTATTCTTAAAACGAGCCAGCATCAAAGAATAAAGGAGCCTGTAATTTACAGATTGAACCTGGTGCTGGAAATTATTAAAGCAAAAGCCCTATAA
- a CDS encoding helix-turn-helix transcriptional regulator: MKSGKKISFTKDKNQLVLPDDIVLGCSYFMEVMPGLVAIIVDSNLQMEAKERKVIDIEDHYIACYDLNNEINIHPGKNKKVNYKSTLGLIVADATLKSSCTPFQKAYSFWLLISKSLLQKYVTETSHDSANRNEANNTIFFSSHIDSRTRLCILKLTRKYNNPSFELTFRGTSLQVFAYLVERINENGLVLGKLSESDTTQIIKTQTYLMEQLLGGFPGIDFLAEMAGMSVSKYKKLFKRMFKESPNGFFLREKLNLAQELLKSGNFKAINEVAYELGYVKPGYFASKYKKQFGQLPGEVFIKNKA; encoded by the coding sequence ATGAAATCCGGAAAAAAAATATCATTTACAAAGGATAAGAACCAATTAGTACTACCAGATGATATAGTTTTGGGATGTTCTTATTTTATGGAAGTGATGCCGGGATTAGTGGCCATTATTGTAGATTCTAATTTACAAATGGAGGCGAAAGAACGTAAAGTGATAGACATTGAGGATCATTATATTGCTTGTTATGATTTAAATAATGAAATTAATATTCATCCAGGTAAAAATAAAAAGGTCAACTACAAATCGACACTGGGTTTGATTGTTGCAGACGCGACTTTAAAGAGTAGCTGCACTCCTTTTCAGAAAGCATATTCTTTCTGGCTGCTGATATCAAAATCATTACTTCAAAAATATGTGACAGAAACCTCACATGATTCTGCAAATAGAAATGAGGCCAATAACACGATATTTTTTTCGAGTCATATTGATAGTCGTACCCGCCTTTGCATCCTTAAGCTCACCCGAAAATATAATAACCCATCATTTGAGCTAACTTTTCGTGGAACTTCGCTGCAGGTTTTTGCTTATTTGGTTGAGCGTATTAATGAAAATGGCCTTGTATTAGGCAAACTTTCTGAATCAGATACCACGCAAATTATCAAGACCCAGACTTACCTGATGGAGCAGCTTTTGGGAGGATTTCCTGGAATAGATTTTCTGGCTGAGATGGCAGGTATGTCTGTATCTAAATATAAAAAGTTGTTTAAAAGGATGTTCAAGGAAAGTCCTAATGGCTTCTTTCTTCGCGAAAAACTAAATTTAGCACAGGAACTTCTGAAAAGTGGAAATTTTAAGGCTATTAATGAAGTAGCGTATGAATTAGGATATGTAAAACCGGGATACTTTGCCTCAAAGTACAAAAAACAATTTGGCCAATTACCAGGAGAAGTTTTCATTAAAAACAAGGCATAA
- a CDS encoding helix-turn-helix domain-containing protein, producing the protein MKEVVYHFSTDTKWAEELAISLGGFTQGNFTTVPANVFTGTHYTLKISENISAVMADVTYHQDVLFKVRNKENDFALVFFNLTEGKLIHIMDDVSRSVGRWIYNLAIVDSELDIDFLIKSGSKSYGISILIKKDILREYLSKAGILTEILNKVFDQKQNTVLHYTQMSSNSWHIINEFRKNTAGSLSFDLLLSALVYNLLADCLDDIMKKEITISKVLRSDITMIFISQSNLVKKQEGLFPGITALAAEANMSETKYKQLYKKITGQTPNAFFLNNKLELARDLLASGQYTIGELAEKLSFTNASHLSGQFKACFGMSPKEYIASL; encoded by the coding sequence ATGAAAGAAGTAGTTTACCATTTTAGCACCGACACAAAGTGGGCAGAAGAATTGGCAATTAGCCTCGGCGGATTTACGCAGGGCAATTTTACAACTGTACCAGCTAATGTATTTACTGGAACCCATTATACACTTAAAATAAGTGAAAACATTTCTGCTGTGATGGCAGATGTAACTTACCATCAGGATGTATTATTTAAGGTAAGAAATAAGGAGAATGATTTTGCATTGGTATTTTTTAACCTTACCGAAGGAAAATTAATTCACATTATGGATGACGTTTCAAGATCTGTAGGTCGTTGGATTTATAATCTGGCAATTGTTGATAGTGAACTTGATATCGATTTTCTGATAAAATCCGGAAGCAAATCGTACGGTATTTCTATTCTAATTAAGAAAGATATTCTAAGGGAATACCTTTCTAAAGCAGGTATTCTGACAGAGATACTTAACAAAGTCTTTGATCAGAAGCAAAATACAGTTTTACATTATACTCAAATGAGTAGTAACAGTTGGCATATTATTAATGAATTTAGAAAAAACACTGCTGGGAGCCTCTCTTTTGATCTTCTTTTATCTGCGCTGGTTTATAACCTGCTGGCTGATTGCCTTGATGATATTATGAAGAAAGAGATTACAATTAGCAAAGTACTTCGTTCTGATATTACAATGATCTTCATTTCACAATCTAATCTGGTTAAGAAACAAGAGGGCTTATTTCCGGGTATAACTGCATTGGCTGCTGAAGCTAATATGTCGGAAACAAAATACAAGCAGCTTTATAAAAAAATTACCGGTCAAACCCCTAATGCATTTTTCTTAAATAACAAATTAGAGCTGGCAAGAGATTTATTGGCTTCAGGACAATACACTATCGGAGAATTGGCCGAAAAATTGAGTTTCACAAATGCATCACATTTATCAGGACAATTTAAAGCCTGTTTTGGGATGTCGCCAAAAGAGTATATAGCCTCGTTGTAA
- a CDS encoding lysophospholipid acyltransferase family protein: MAKPFGLAFNFVENRCSMFKKGISHFGTFFLAVLSLLPISVLYLLADAAYLLLYYVFQYRRQVVRENLLNSFPQKSLAQIIEIEKKYYRYLTSLIFEVIKMSSISEKEIRKRFVFKNKDQVNEYLNKGQSVLVCSAHYGNWEWGTLGIGLNFSASHYPIYKPLNNSIFDKWFRQIRCKFGNQLIPMRQTLRALQASKNTPSIFSFGNDQSPSVNELHHWRTFLNQPAYIQLGIEKIARSTNRPIFYFKINVIKRGYYEVDCVPLCLNPAETEEFEITRLHTQFLEEMIIANPPYWLWSHRRWKHKPKQAIVNIKVENKAQVQELF, encoded by the coding sequence ATGGCAAAACCTTTTGGTTTAGCCTTTAACTTTGTGGAAAATCGTTGTAGTATGTTTAAAAAAGGCATTTCTCATTTCGGGACGTTTTTTTTAGCTGTATTATCTCTACTGCCAATATCAGTTCTATATCTCCTGGCAGATGCAGCTTACCTCTTACTTTACTATGTCTTCCAATATCGTAGGCAAGTAGTAAGAGAGAATTTACTTAATTCCTTTCCCCAAAAGTCCCTGGCACAAATTATTGAAATTGAGAAAAAGTACTACAGGTATTTGACTTCATTAATATTTGAAGTTATTAAAATGAGCAGTATCTCCGAAAAGGAGATAAGAAAGCGCTTTGTTTTTAAAAATAAAGATCAGGTAAATGAATATCTGAATAAAGGGCAAAGTGTACTTGTTTGTTCGGCACATTATGGTAATTGGGAATGGGGAACTCTAGGGATTGGGTTGAACTTTTCTGCCTCTCATTATCCAATTTATAAGCCATTAAACAATTCTATATTCGATAAATGGTTCCGTCAAATCCGGTGCAAGTTTGGAAACCAACTCATTCCAATGCGTCAAACTTTAAGAGCGCTTCAGGCAAGTAAAAACACACCAAGTATTTTTAGTTTTGGTAATGACCAGTCTCCATCAGTAAATGAATTGCATCATTGGCGAACATTTCTAAATCAACCGGCATACATTCAATTGGGAATAGAAAAAATTGCAAGGAGTACCAATCGTCCCATTTTTTACTTTAAAATCAATGTTATAAAAAGAGGGTATTATGAGGTTGATTGTGTACCACTTTGTTTAAACCCTGCAGAAACTGAAGAATTTGAAATAACCAGATTGCATACTCAATTTCTGGAGGAAATGATAATAGCTAACCCTCCGTATTGGTTATGGAGTCATCGCAGATGGAAGCATAAACCTAAACAGGCAATCGTTAACATTAAAGTCGAAAATAAAGCACAGGTGCAGGAATTATTTTAA
- a CDS encoding glycosyl hydrolase: MDLNVLQKAMVACIFCFLIFACKKAGSAEEKIQPPVVADRFNINSNLVTPNPSPEAGKLYQFLRENYGKKILSGVMTLDSFDETNWLKANTGKEPAIVGLDFMHCNRGYTWYNDKAPIKDAKDYWLKNGIPVMVWHWRDPSRATEEFYSNKTSFDISKINDPQSVEYKAMLSDIDYVAGLLKELQKDNVPVIWRPLHEAAGTWFWWGAKGAAPCKKLYQLMFDRMVNYHKLNNLIWVWTREPNDDAWYPGDEYVDIVGRDIYKQGDHTSQVPEFSTLTNLYNNKKMITISECGSMPDVDNLTKDAAAWSWFMPWYGDFVRSGTHNSLELWKKMFASNYVITLDEMPSLKNQ; the protein is encoded by the coding sequence ATGGATTTGAATGTGCTGCAAAAAGCAATGGTTGCCTGCATTTTTTGTTTTTTAATATTTGCCTGCAAAAAAGCAGGAAGTGCGGAGGAAAAAATACAACCACCGGTAGTTGCCGATCGGTTTAATATCAATTCCAATCTTGTAACGCCCAATCCTAGTCCGGAAGCAGGCAAACTATATCAGTTCCTTCGCGAAAACTATGGAAAGAAAATACTTTCTGGAGTAATGACTCTCGACAGTTTTGACGAGACCAACTGGCTTAAAGCAAATACCGGAAAAGAGCCTGCAATTGTAGGCCTTGATTTTATGCATTGCAACCGCGGTTACACCTGGTACAACGATAAAGCACCAATTAAAGATGCTAAAGATTATTGGCTTAAAAATGGTATTCCGGTAATGGTATGGCACTGGAGAGACCCCTCAAGAGCAACAGAAGAATTCTATTCAAACAAAACAAGCTTTGATATTTCAAAGATTAATGATCCCCAGTCGGTTGAATATAAAGCAATGTTAAGCGATATAGATTATGTAGCAGGCCTATTAAAAGAGCTGCAAAAAGACAATGTACCTGTTATATGGCGCCCCTTACATGAAGCAGCAGGAACCTGGTTTTGGTGGGGTGCAAAAGGGGCGGCCCCGTGCAAAAAGCTTTACCAGCTCATGTTCGACAGAATGGTGAACTATCACAAATTAAACAACCTTATCTGGGTGTGGACCAGAGAACCCAATGATGATGCCTGGTATCCTGGAGATGAATATGTAGATATTGTAGGGAGAGACATCTATAAACAAGGCGATCACACTTCACAAGTGCCAGAATTTAGTACATTAACCAATCTTTACAACAATAAAAAGATGATTACAATAAGTGAGTGCGGGTCTATGCCTGATGTAGATAACCTAACCAAAGATGCAGCCGCATGGTCTTGGTTTATGCCATGGTATGGAGATTTTGTAAGGTCAGGAACCCATAATTCTTTAGAGTTATGGAAAAAGATGTTTGCCAGTAACTATGTAATTACATTAGATGAGATGCCCTCTTTAAAAAACCAGTAA
- a CDS encoding glycoside hydrolase family 26 protein, translated as MKLNYFFIFFPVLFVNVVTAQQRKLIDPLATKETKALFKNLYKLSEKHTLFGHQHATEYGHGWFGDADRSDVKSVVNSHPAVIGIDLSELSGQPKAQVDKAKAHLKKNVIDTYNRGGVTTVAWHFSNPVSEGGFYWKDSVSLPAVKYIIPGGQGHGKYVEILNDIADWAKSLKAADGNLVPVIFRPYHEFDGDWFWWGKSHCTTDEFKSLWKFTVSYLRDTAGVHNFIYAFSPDNLFNTEQQYLERFPGNEWVDMLGMDNYGDMGRDGKYNLDAAIKKLRIVSAYAQKNGKLAAFTETGLESLKNPNWWNDVLLKVMKSDKIRMSYVLVWRNDAKSATHFYAPYPGHPSVSDFQKFYEDPYTLFEKDLKDIYK; from the coding sequence ATGAAACTGAACTATTTCTTTATCTTCTTTCCGGTACTGTTTGTAAATGTGGTAACTGCCCAACAGCGTAAGTTAATCGATCCTTTAGCAACAAAAGAGACTAAAGCTCTTTTCAAAAACCTATACAAATTGTCTGAAAAGCATACCTTATTCGGCCATCAGCATGCTACAGAATATGGTCACGGCTGGTTTGGCGATGCCGACCGGTCAGACGTTAAATCCGTTGTTAACTCTCATCCGGCAGTTATTGGTATCGACCTTTCAGAATTGTCAGGACAGCCAAAAGCACAGGTTGATAAAGCCAAGGCACATTTAAAAAAGAATGTTATAGATACCTATAATAGGGGCGGTGTTACTACTGTAGCCTGGCATTTCTCCAACCCTGTTTCAGAAGGAGGATTCTACTGGAAAGATTCAGTTTCGTTACCTGCTGTAAAATATATAATTCCGGGAGGGCAAGGCCACGGTAAATATGTTGAAATTCTTAATGATATAGCCGATTGGGCAAAAAGCCTTAAAGCTGCAGATGGAAATCTTGTCCCGGTAATTTTCAGGCCTTACCATGAGTTCGATGGAGATTGGTTCTGGTGGGGGAAATCGCACTGTACTACCGACGAATTTAAATCTCTGTGGAAGTTCACTGTTTCTTATTTGCGTGATACTGCAGGTGTACACAACTTTATATATGCGTTTTCTCCCGATAACCTATTCAATACTGAACAGCAATATCTGGAACGTTTTCCGGGAAATGAATGGGTAGATATGCTTGGAATGGATAATTATGGCGATATGGGCCGAGATGGGAAATACAATCTTGATGCCGCTATAAAGAAACTGCGTATTGTTTCCGCATATGCTCAAAAAAATGGTAAGCTTGCGGCATTTACAGAAACAGGATTGGAATCATTGAAGAATCCAAACTGGTGGAATGATGTGTTGCTAAAAGTGATGAAAAGTGATAAAATAAGAATGAGTTATGTGTTGGTGTGGCGTAATGATGCCAAAAGCGCTACTCATTTTTATGCACCCTATCCCGGTCATCCAAGCGTTTCTGATTTTCAGAAATTTTATGAAGATCCATATACCCTTTTTGAGAAAGACCTGAAAGACATTTATAAATAA